From the genome of Rattus rattus isolate New Zealand chromosome 6, Rrattus_CSIRO_v1, whole genome shotgun sequence:
TGTTATATTTTGAGAAGAGATTGGCCCGTGCCTCGGAGAGCTCAAACAGTGTTCACTGGTTTGCTTTGCAGTTGCCGGGTCCTCTCTGGTAACAGGAAACGCTTCTTCTCTCTTGCAGGTGTTTTATTTCCTGCTGAGTGCCCTCGGCCTGATGGTCTGCACGCTGGCCGTGGCCTTCGCCGCCCACCACTGTTCCCTGCTTGCACAGTTTACCTGCGAGACCTCCCTGGATTCTTGCCAGTGCCGGCTGCCTTCCGCGGAGCCTCTCAGCAGGGCCTTTGTTTACAGGGATGTGACTGACTGTAGCAGCATCACTGGTACTTTCAAATTGTTCTTAATCATCCAGATGGTTCTAAACCTGGTCTGTGGCCTGGtgtgcttgctggcttgctttgtGATGTGGAAGCACAGGTACCAGgtcttttatgtgggtgttgggctGCGCTCCCTGATGGCTTCTGATGGCCAGCAACAAAAGGCCTAACAGGTTGGCTCAGTGGGAGACAAGCTCAGAAACAGCACACCCACCGGCCAGCCAAGGCGAAAACCacaattttttaaaggcaaactTTTGACAACAAATACCTTTTCATTCTCTAAATGTGTATTTTTagattcccccccccccgccgaAAACAAAAAACCGTATTTTTGGATCTCtattgtacttaaaaaaaaacaaaaaaaactttttgtGAGCACAGGGGTGGAGAGACACGGCTCACAAGGGAAGAGgactcactgctcttgcaaaggactcgaGTTCAAGTTCAGTTCCAGAGCCCAAGTTGagtggctcacagctacctggatctccagttccagggacacTGGGTgctgtgcgcatgcgcgcgcacataCGTAATTTTACAAGccaacttatttttaaagttctaatgAGAAACAAGATTCAAATTGACTTGGTGAacaccaaaaggaaaagaacaacagACAAGGGACGAATGACCTTGAGCCGGTGCTAAGCTCTGGTGCCTATTTAGCCCTAAGGCTCTCCCATCCCCGCCCTCCTCTGCCTTTGTGTCAGTCCAGTGCGATGGTGTGAACTGGCAACGCAGGCCACTCCCTAGACCCTAGattcttctagctctttctgcCGCCTGCCATTATCCCCTTGGTGTCTTGAGAAAGGTCTAAGGAAAGCCGGGTCTCAGTTGAGAGCTTTTATTTTTCACAGTGGAGATGTCTTCAAGGTAtgaaatggctttttaaaaaaacctagTAGAACAGGAAGGCTCAGTGATTCCGAACACCTGGGCTGGGTGCAGCCTTCCGGTTGCCTTAGCTCGGATCCATGAGTGGGCTGCAGCCTCGTGAGGTCTGATTCACCATAATTGAAAGGTGGTGCTGTTGTATTCCTAACGACgtagaaagtttaaaaataattatattatgcCTCTAGACTGTCATCTAAAACAAATCATTAAGACTAATTTCCAGCTAATTGTTCATTAAAATTATGCTCAGGATTCTGTTTAATGAGCTCTGGCTGTTCTTAGGCAGCACCGCTGGTGTTAGGAAAAATTACAGCCACAAGGGAAGATGTCTAAAGATCTACTTTTCCTGGAAGATAAccaccacaaaaaaaataaaagaaaagaaaagaacactcaGGTTTAAAACactctcagagaaaaaaaaacaagagcatTTGTCATGGGAAATACTTCTATTAATAGCATGTCTGTGATACATTGAGAAAAATCTCCCCTTGACCACCAAGTACCTTTGATGGGGATTGGGAACTACGAGTGAGTCCTGTCAAACACATGGACTTCCTGTGAAATCCTAGTGATGATGACTTTTACAGTTGACCTAGGGACAGAATGCCTCCAAGTCCTTGTTTGGGTGATATGTTAGGGCATTTAGGTTCAGTTTAGACTTAAGTCACAGTGCTGGTTAAGACAGGCTTTGCTATGTAATTGGTACTACCCAGTGCAGACATGCATCTGTGGGTGCAGGTGCCATCATTAATGTCTCTCAGCGAGTCCAGGTCCCAGCTCAGCCAGGCTTGCCCCCACTCTGCCTATCCATATACTTTCCTGTCACAAAATTCCCCCCTAGAGAACACATACTCTTTTGCCTTTGAGGACTTTCTATGATGCCGATAATGGAATCAGTCCTTCGTGATCCACACACCCTACCTGAAGGAAAGGGATCGCCACTCACTCTTATTCCTGATTAACAGATGCTTAAACTTTTTACGTTCTGACTTGCTTTAAAGCTGTTCTTCCTTCCCGATCACTCGGGTCAAGGCAGCCCATCAGAGAGGATGGTGAGTAAAATTCCATCAGAGGAacaggggtggggcgggggtggggcagggggctggtacgcatctttaatcccagcacttggaaggtagaaggagatgaatttctgtgagttcagagccagcctggtctacaaagaaagttctagggcagccagagcagacagagaaaccttgtcttgaaaaaaccaaaaccaaacaaacaaaaaacagggggGTGAAGGACTGATCTCAGACAAAATTGCATGAACACAGCACGAAATTTCCTGATACCAACCTGGGATACCTTTAGTGTTTGTTAAGAATAACCAGCTCTGGGTTCTGAAGATAGTCCAGTAAGCTAAGTCCTTGCCACTCCAGTAAGAACTTGATCCCTTATAGAAAGGCCAGGCGTAGTGGCGTGTGCTTGTGAtcgaggaggaagagaaggccacATCCCTGGGGCTTCCTCAACAGCCATCTTAGCATTTGAATTCCGGGTCCATGATGAGAGAGTTTGTCtcaagggaaaacaaacaaactgaaaataacCCAGAGTGGATAGCCGACCTCTGGCCTCACACAGTTAAGAGGAACCAAATTCACATCGACCTGGGATAGTTGTCTATAGAAACAGGAATGTGGTAGAGTAGCCAGGATGTCACGGGCCGTCCTTTCAGAGTGAAGCTATCTTCCAGTCCGTTTCTGTGCACCCCGCCTGgctgaaagcacacacacaaaatgcctTTGTCCAACAAACTcagcagggttttgtttttgttttctcaatgaGAAAATGAAGATTCTCCGCCCAGTTAAGTTGCGCTATGATTTGCAAACGACTCacggggtggtgggggtgggtgggcattTTAAAGGGTAAAATAATTTTAGCCTGCGGGTTCCTACTTTCTAACACAACCAAGAGTTGGGGTGGTTTCAGCTCATGATACTATGTCTGCGCAGAATGGGGGATTTTACTGTTATGATCAGATATCCTTAACTCCCCAGAGAGGGGAAACGTTGTAAgtgaagagaaggagcagagccCGATGATGAGGCCCTTCGCTGGAAGCTTGCTATATGCTGGGATGTGTAAGGATTGGGTTGCACGAAAAACAAATGGCTTTGGGCTGGATTTGGAGTATTTTGACGTTATGTTTTGCAAATATTGAAGCTTCGGTAAGGGCAACAGAGAAGGAGCAGGCACACAGCTTCTCACTTAGCAAAATGTTACACTTCAAATCTGTCGCAGAGCCAGGACGGTGACTGTGCCTTCCAAACTGTAGAGCAGTGAGCTTTGAGcagctccccccctcccccagcctccttcAGGAGGATTAAATGAATCAAGACTTTTCCAAGAGGAGAAATGGCCAGGGCTTGGGATAGGAATACGGCCGCCTGGGTTTACAGACTGTAACCGAGCCCACTCAACGGGTCTGTGCCTTTACGGTGACTGCCATCTGTGGCTCCGAACTCCATCCAAATTGGTGTAGGCAGCACCTTGGAGCCGTGCCTAAACCGTAGCTACTCAAAAGCCCTAGAAACTGTAGTCAAGTAACAGGCATCACGTGCCCCTCTTTGGATTGAGAACTTAGATATTCTCTTTCGACCGCCTTCCAATGTGTTCCTACAGTGGAATTccattctatatttcttttatccATGTCCAAGACCTGAGGATCTCCTGATACTCCCTCACTCACGTCTCTGTGCATTATATCTGGGGCATATTTATGAAACTGCCTTGATGAAAGTGACCCGAGGGATGTCAGGAGGGGCAACTCTGGAGGGGCTACTGAAAGACGACCAGAAATGAACTTGAAAGCTGTCCATCACTTGCAAACATGAACTGTGTCTTGATATTTCCTGATGACTATCTCTGAACTATTACCGTGTGATCACCTCTGTATAAATATGCCACTGGATTTTACTCTTGTTAACCCAGAATGTGCTTTAGCCGTGCAGTGTAAGTTCAGCCTATCTGACGGCCAACTGCTTAGTGTTGAAGTCACTGAAAAGAATTCAcgttttctaattttcttttctcaaatgaGCACTGCCTCTttcagagccatgggtctgcatTACGGGGCTGTAATCTCCTTTCCTGGCCTTGATCAAATCAAGAGTAGAAGATGGAGTGTTTCTATACACTTGAGGTGGTTATTTTTAAAGggtgtgtgtttcctttcttaaTAAACTTTTCATAATCCACAAAGACATGGTGTTGAATACGTTTTATATTGACCAGGTGGTGCGTGTGAACTTGTATATGTAAACTCTCTCTGGTTAGTGTTTGCTTCAGAAACACGGCTTGGAAACCTCAgatcattatgttaagtgaaataaagcCAGGTTCAGTAAAACCAGTATTGTGCGTTTTCTCACGGACATGGAGACTagaactgtgtgtgagtgtgtgtgtgagtgtgtgtgtgtgtgtgtgtgtgtgcagctcaTTAAACTTCAAAGAGGACtataagggaggagggagagatcttaatgaggagggtgaggggaagggaggggatgaaCATGGTGACTGGAAATTAATTATCGCAGTGAAACACATTCTATGCTAACTTTAAGAAATGTgatttaggggctagagagatggctcagtggttaagaacactgacagctcttccagaggtcctgagttcaattcccagcaaccacatggtggctcacaaccatgtgtaatgggatcttctgatgtgcctgaagatagcaacagtgcactcacataactaaaattaaataaatcttttaaaaaaaatgtaatttggaaaaaatttaagaatgaaaaaaaaaaaaaaaccaacctggCTTGGGAATAGAGAAGAAGCGAGGCAGTAATACCGATTTGGCCCAGGCGGTCCGTATGCCACGCTCTACACTAGGGTAGAGGTCAGAGTTGTAATTGGTCCCCAGGTAGAACACGAGCTGGAGGGAATCTTGGAGGGGCACCTGGGATGCTGATTCCTAATTTCTATCAATCAATGTCAAATAAAGCTGACTGGCCCTGAGAATGGGATACACATTCATAAATCTTCCACATtgatatgtgtgtgcctatgtggagGTCTTCTCCTCAGATCTGGATGCGAGGGCCTCCTCTTACCAACTAAGGAGCATCGTAAGAGCCCCTCACACTATGTGTGCAACCCTTATTGATTAGTTCGGGAGGCGTCTGAAATAAAAAAGCAGGAGATAAGTAAGGCTGTGTATCCCGAGCTGTGTATTCCTGGTGTTAAGGCCCCTAGGGTTAGGAGCCTGACCGCCATTTATTGCCCTAAGGTTGGACAGCCATTTGGTTTTTAGTTTCTGCATAGGTGGTTTTCAATTTCTTACCTAAGAGACTTCAGTgcatgctttcttctttctgtgttgaCATAGCCTATGGTACCCTTCGATGACTCCATAGTTGTTCCCCACGAAGCTGGTCATTGTGAGGTACAGGACGTGTAAGTGCCATGTCGTTTCAAAAATTCACAGTGCAAGCAGAAGTCGGGACATCTG
Proteins encoded in this window:
- the Sspn gene encoding sarcospan: MGRKPGPGAQELAEEEARTCCGCRFPLLLALLQLALGIAVTVLGFLMASISPSLLVRDTPFWAGIIVCVVAYLGLFMLCVSYQVDEKTCVQFSMKVFYFLLSALGLMVCTLAVAFAAHHCSLLAQFTCETSLDSCQCRLPSAEPLSRAFVYRDVTDCSSITGTFKLFLIIQMVLNLVCGLVCLLACFVMWKHRYQVFYVGVGLRSLMASDGQQQKA